The Apium graveolens cultivar Ventura chromosome 6, ASM990537v1, whole genome shotgun sequence genome contains a region encoding:
- the LOC141667366 gene encoding AT-hook motif nuclear-localized protein 24-like, with translation MDPGSASGHGHNSLPPPFHTRDFNLQQHHHQQQFLHHQQLQQPQTSEDEQSGSSGLKRDRDDKNNDDLNGGGSEGKEGENSRRPRGRPAGSKNKPKPPIIITRDSANALRTHVMEIADGCDLMESVATFARRRQRGVCILSGNGTVTNVTLRQPASPGAVITLHGRFEILSLAGSFLPPPAPPAATGLTIYLAGGQGQVVGGSVVGALLASGPVVVMAASFSNAAYERLPLEEEDAALPLQGGGGGGGGSLGSPGAVGQNAQQNQQQLLADPSMFHGMPPNLLNSIQLPNEAFWATGRPPY, from the coding sequence ATGGATCCGGGAAGTGCATCGGGTCATGGACATAATTCCCTCCCACCTCCCTTTCACACTAGAGATTTTAATCTCCAACAACACCACCACCAACAACAATTCCTCCACCACCAACAGCTGCAACAGCCACAAACCTCCGAAGACGAACAAAGCGGCTCAAGTGGACTCAAACGTGACCGTGATGACAAGAACAACGATGACCTAAATGGCGGCGGAAGTGAAGGCAAAGAAGGCGAAAACTCTAGGCGGCCTAGAGGCCGCCCTGCAGGATCTAAAAACAAGCCCAAACCACCCATCATCATCACGCGGGACAGCGCCAACGCGCTACGGACCCACGTGATGGAAATTGCTGATGGATGTGACTTAATGGAAAGTGTAGCTACATTTGCACGCAGACGCCAACGTGGAGTCTGCATCTTAAGTGGAAATGGAACCGTTACTAATGTTACACTTCGTCAACCTGCCTCACCGGGCGCGGTCATTACATTACACGGCCGTTTCGAAATACTATCACTTGCCGGATCATTCTTGCCACCGCCAGCACCTCCTGCAGCCACCGGATTGACAATATATTTAGCCGGGGGTCAAGGGCAAGTAGTTGGAGGAAGTGTTGTTGGAGCACTTCTAGCTTCGGGTCCAGTTGTTGTGATGGCAGCTTCATTTAGTAATGCGGCGTACGAGAGGCTTCCCTTGGAGGAGGAGGACGCGGCTTTGCCTTTACAAGGCGGAGGAGGAGGCGGTGGAGGTTCACTTGGATCTCCGGGTGCGGTAGGGCAAAATGCGcaacagaatcaacaacagttgCTAGCTGATCCGTCCATGTTTCATGGAATGCCTCCCAATCTTCTCAACTCTATACAATTACCGAATGAAGCGTTTTGGGCTACGGGTAGGCCTCCTTATTAA